A genome region from Bacteroides stercoris ATCC 43183 includes the following:
- a CDS encoding GNAT family N-acetyltransferase translates to MFTIRKATSADCGLIHKLAWQIFPETYKEILSKEQIEYMMEWMYSLESIRQQMEEEGHVYLIACEECEAAGYVSVQQQGKDLFHLQKIYVLPYYQGAHCGSFLFSEAVKYIRDVHPAPCIMELNVNRNNKAVVFYEHMGMKKSREGDFPIGNGYYMNDYIMQLKIEE, encoded by the coding sequence ATGTTTACCATCAGAAAAGCAACAAGCGCCGATTGCGGGTTAATCCATAAACTCGCCTGGCAGATATTTCCCGAAACTTACAAAGAAATTCTTTCAAAAGAACAAATCGAATATATGATGGAATGGATGTACTCCTTAGAAAGCATCCGCCAACAGATGGAAGAAGAGGGACATGTGTACCTCATTGCCTGTGAGGAGTGCGAAGCGGCGGGTTATGTATCCGTACAGCAACAGGGAAAAGACCTGTTTCACCTGCAAAAGATTTATGTGCTTCCTTATTATCAGGGCGCACACTGCGGGAGTTTCCTGTTTAGCGAAGCTGTGAAATACATCAGGGATGTGCATCCCGCCCCGTGCATCATGGAGCTGAACGTAAACCGCAACAACAAAGCGGTAGTTTTTTACGAGCACATGGGGATGAAGAAATCCAGAGAGGGAGATTTTCCGATAGGAAACGGATATTATATGAACGACTACATCATGCAGTTGAAAATCGAAGAATAA
- a CDS encoding PspC domain-containing protein: MKKTLTVNLGGTVFHIDEDAYRLLDNYLSNLKIHFRKEAGADEIIDDIERRISELFTEKLAAGSQVITIAYVEEVIARMGKPEELEPDAGDAASGSGSWDGSNHAGNTGAGASATAEKVSHHFYRNPDDKMLGGVVSGLAAYWGWDVTMLRLVLVIIMIFGFKLLIPAYIICWIIVPEARTAAEKLSMRGEAVTVDNIGKTVTGGFEKVANGVNDYMRSDKPRTFLQKLGDALVMVVGLFLKICLVIFAIICSPLLFVFGVVFVALLFAAVMVAIGGGAALISMFPTFNVVLPASPLSAIVMYIAGILVVGIPLVSLVWMIFSQIFKWQPMVSGLKWTLVILWIVSACVFGICFAMQGATFPILGVLV; the protein is encoded by the coding sequence ATGAAAAAGACATTAACGGTAAATTTAGGAGGAACGGTTTTTCATATCGATGAAGATGCCTACCGCCTTTTGGATAATTATTTAAGCAACCTGAAGATACATTTCCGTAAGGAAGCCGGTGCAGACGAGATAATCGATGATATTGAACGCCGTATCTCCGAGCTTTTTACGGAGAAGCTTGCTGCGGGTTCGCAGGTGATTACCATTGCCTATGTGGAAGAAGTGATTGCCCGCATGGGAAAGCCGGAGGAACTGGAGCCTGATGCAGGAGATGCCGCTTCCGGAAGCGGCAGTTGGGACGGCAGCAACCATGCCGGCAATACAGGTGCAGGCGCTTCCGCAACTGCGGAGAAAGTGTCTCACCATTTCTATCGCAATCCCGACGATAAGATGTTGGGCGGTGTGGTGAGCGGATTGGCTGCCTATTGGGGTTGGGACGTGACGATGTTGCGTCTGGTGCTTGTAATAATCATGATTTTCGGATTCAAGCTCCTGATACCCGCCTATATCATTTGCTGGATAATCGTTCCGGAAGCCCGCACGGCAGCCGAGAAACTGAGTATGCGGGGCGAGGCGGTTACGGTGGATAATATAGGTAAGACGGTGACCGGCGGTTTTGAGAAGGTGGCAAACGGTGTGAACGATTATATGAGGTCCGACAAGCCTCGCACTTTCCTGCAGAAACTGGGCGATGCCCTGGTTATGGTGGTGGGGCTGTTCCTTAAAATCTGCCTGGTGATATTCGCTATCATCTGCAGTCCGCTGCTGTTTGTGTTCGGAGTGGTGTTCGTAGCCCTGCTTTTTGCTGCCGTAATGGTGGCCATCGGCGGTGGGGCAGCACTTATCTCGATGTTCCCTACTTTTAATGTAGTATTGCCTGCTTCTCCGTTATCGGCCATTGTGATGTATATTGCAGGTATCCTGGTAGTGGGCATTCCGTTGGTAAGCCTCGTTTGGATGATATTCAGCCAGATATTCAAGTGGCAGCCTATGGTTTCCGGCCTGAAATGGACATTGGTCATTCTTTGGATTGTAAGTGCATGTGTCTTTGGCATCTGCTTCGCAATGCAGGGAGCGACATTCCCGATATTGGGCGTGCTGGTCTGA
- a CDS encoding alpha/beta hydrolase family protein: MKQSNLLFMSAAMMLASCGETKDAGQNGTLIERSDIKIEGKRMTPEALWAMGRIGSVAVSPDEKQIAYSVAYYSVPENKSNNELFVMNADGSSNRQITRDSWQESQPVWIKDGKKIAFLCNESGSSQVWEMNPDGTERKQLTRYEGDIEGFAFSPDGKKLLFIAQVKTVQSTADKHPDLPKATGIIVTDLMYKHWDEWVTTAPHPFVADFDGNGISNVQDILDGEPYESPMKPWGGIEQLAWSPASDKVAYTCRKKTGLAYAVSTNSDIYIYDLATGKTENITEENKGYDTNPQYSPDGKYIAWQSMERDGYEADLNRLFVMNLATGEKRFVSHAFESNVDAFLWNKDSQSIYFIGVWHGETQIYNIDLADNDSLNRLTDGMHDYASLALCGDKLIAKRHSMSMGDEIYAVNNTRNGNAFAEAEQLTFENKQIYDQLEMGKVEARWMTTTDGKQMLTWVIYPPQFDPNKKYPTLLFCEGGPQSPVSQFWSYRWNFQIMAANDYIIVAPNRRGLPGFGVEWNEAISGDYGGQCMKDYFTAIDEMAKEPFVDKDRLGCVGASFGGFSVYWLAGHHDKRFKAFIAHDGIFNMEMQYLETEEKWFANWDMGGAYWEKDNATAQRTFANSPHLFVDKWDTPILCIHGEKDFRILANQAMAAFDAAVMRGVPAELLIYPDENHWVLKPQNGVLWQRTFFEWLDKWLKPAKQ; the protein is encoded by the coding sequence ATGAAACAATCAAACCTATTATTTATGTCGGCAGCAATGATGTTGGCATCCTGCGGCGAAACCAAAGACGCAGGACAGAACGGAACGCTTATCGAAAGATCGGATATAAAGATTGAAGGTAAGCGCATGACGCCCGAAGCGCTTTGGGCAATGGGCCGTATCGGCAGCGTAGCCGTATCGCCCGACGAGAAACAGATTGCTTACTCGGTAGCCTATTACAGCGTACCGGAAAACAAGAGCAACAACGAGTTGTTTGTCATGAATGCCGATGGCAGCAGCAACAGACAAATCACCCGCGACAGCTGGCAGGAAAGCCAACCCGTCTGGATTAAAGACGGCAAGAAAATCGCTTTCCTCTGCAACGAAAGCGGCAGCAGCCAGGTGTGGGAGATGAACCCGGACGGTACGGAACGCAAACAGCTCACCCGGTACGAGGGAGACATCGAAGGATTCGCTTTCTCGCCCGACGGCAAGAAGCTGCTTTTCATTGCGCAGGTAAAAACCGTACAGAGCACCGCCGACAAGCATCCCGACCTGCCCAAGGCAACCGGTATCATCGTTACCGACTTGATGTACAAGCATTGGGACGAATGGGTGACAACCGCTCCGCATCCCTTCGTTGCAGACTTCGACGGCAACGGCATCAGCAACGTACAGGATATTCTGGACGGCGAACCCTACGAAAGTCCGATGAAACCCTGGGGCGGTATCGAGCAACTGGCCTGGAGCCCTGCTTCGGACAAAGTGGCCTATACCTGCCGCAAAAAGACGGGACTGGCCTATGCCGTCTCCACCAATTCCGATATTTACATCTATGACCTTGCCACCGGGAAAACGGAAAACATCACCGAAGAGAACAAAGGGTACGATACCAATCCCCAATATTCGCCCGACGGCAAGTACATAGCCTGGCAGAGCATGGAACGCGACGGCTACGAGGCAGACCTCAACCGCCTGTTCGTCATGAACCTTGCAACCGGAGAGAAGCGTTTCGTAAGCCACGCCTTCGAATCCAACGTAGATGCTTTCTTGTGGAACAAAGACTCGCAAAGCATATACTTCATCGGCGTATGGCACGGTGAAACGCAGATTTACAACATCGATCTTGCCGACAATGACAGTCTGAACCGGCTTACCGACGGCATGCACGACTACGCCTCTCTTGCCCTTTGCGGTGACAAGCTCATTGCCAAGCGCCACTCCATGAGTATGGGAGATGAGATATATGCCGTAAACAACACACGCAACGGCAATGCTTTCGCCGAGGCCGAGCAACTGACATTCGAGAACAAGCAAATCTACGACCAACTGGAGATGGGTAAAGTAGAGGCCCGCTGGATGACGACCACCGACGGCAAGCAAATGCTGACCTGGGTTATCTACCCGCCCCAATTCGACCCGAACAAGAAGTACCCCACCCTGCTCTTCTGCGAGGGCGGACCTCAAAGCCCCGTCAGCCAGTTCTGGAGCTATCGCTGGAATTTCCAGATTATGGCTGCCAACGACTATATCATCGTAGCTCCCAACCGCCGCGGTCTTCCGGGCTTCGGTGTGGAGTGGAATGAAGCCATCAGCGGCGATTACGGCGGCCAGTGCATGAAAGACTACTTCACAGCCATCGACGAAATGGCAAAAGAACCGTTTGTCGACAAAGACCGCCTGGGTTGTGTAGGCGCCAGCTTCGGCGGCTTCTCCGTTTACTGGCTTGCCGGACATCACGACAAACGCTTCAAGGCATTCATCGCCCACGACGGTATATTCAACATGGAAATGCAGTATCTGGAGACAGAGGAAAAATGGTTTGCCAACTGGGATATGGGCGGCGCATACTGGGAAAAGGACAACGCCACAGCCCAACGTACATTTGCCAACTCCCCCCACCTCTTCGTAGATAAATGGGACACCCCTATCCTCTGCATTCATGGCGAAAAGGATTTCCGCATCCTTGCCAACCAGGCAATGGCTGCCTTTGACGCCGCCGTAATGCGCGGTGTTCCTGCCGAACTGCTTATCTATCCCGATGAGAACCACTGGGTGCTGAAACCGCAAAACGGCGTTCTGTGGCAGCGCACATTCTTTGAATGGCTGGATAAGTGGCTGAAGCCTGCAAAACAATAA
- a CDS encoding PadR family transcriptional regulator — MDVNNVKSQMRKGMLEYCIMLLLHKEPAYASDIIQKLKEARLIVVEGTLYPLLTRLKNDDLLSYEWIESTQGPPRKYYRLTAKGEAFLGELEVSWRELSDTVNHIANN; from the coding sequence ATGGACGTTAATAATGTAAAGTCGCAGATGCGCAAGGGCATGCTTGAATATTGTATCATGCTGTTGCTCCATAAAGAGCCGGCTTATGCTTCGGATATTATACAGAAACTGAAGGAAGCGAGGCTCATTGTGGTGGAAGGTACGCTCTATCCGCTGCTCACCCGTTTGAAGAACGATGATTTGCTGAGTTACGAATGGATAGAGTCCACGCAGGGACCGCCTCGCAAATACTATAGGCTGACCGCAAAAGGAGAAGCTTTTCTGGGTGAGCTGGAGGTGTCCTGGCGCGAACTGAGCGATACGGTCAATCATATTGCCAACAATTAG